In the genome of Nocardioides sp. NBC_00368, the window TTCGGCACGGGGTGCGGCGTCGGCACCGCCTGGCTGCGCAGCGGCGTACGCGGTGCAGCAGCCCAGATCGTCTCCGCCGAGCTCGACGAGCACCTCGCCAAGGAGGCCTCGGAGATCTTCGCCGACGACGCGCAGGTCGAGGTGATCGCGGCCGACTGGGCGATCCTCCGCGACCGTGGCCCGTTCGCGCTGCTCTTCCTGGACGCCGAGACCCCCGGCGGGGTCTCCCCCGACCAGCTCGCCGACCTGGTCGAGGAGGGTGGCATCGTCGTCATCGACGACCTCATCCCCACCGACCTGTGGCCGCCGATCGTCTACGGACGCGTCGACAGCCTGCGCGAGTCCTGGCTCACCGACGAGCGTTTCACCACCGTCGAGGTCATGGTCGCCCCCGACACCAGCGTCCTGATCGCCACGAAGCGCTGAGCGGGCCGGTTGGTTCGTCAAGGTATGCAGCCGAACCATCACTTCCCGTGCGGAGTTCCGCTAGGGATCTGTCGGTTGATCTGCATACCTTGACGAACATACACACCCCCGCGCCGGTCAGATCGCGCAGCCGTCGGGGCCGCAGGCGTCGCCCTCACCGACGAGCGTGAGCGCCGGCTTGGTCTCGGCGTGCACCTTCTCCAGCAGCTGGCTGAACAGGTCGGTCGGCTGGGCGCCGGAGACGCCGTACTTCCCCTCGACGACATAGAACGGCACCCCGGTGGCGCCGTAGGCGCGGGCCTGGTCGATGTCGGCCTGGACATCGCCGGCGAACTCCTCGCTCGCGAGCACCTCGTCCACCCGGCCGGCGTCGAGCCCGACGGTCACCGCGGCCTTCTTCAGGACCGCGTGGTCGCCCATCGACTCACCGCGGGTGAAGTACGCAGCGAGCAGCTCCTCCTTGAGCGCGGCCTGCTTGCCCTCGGCCTTGGCCAGGTGCAGCAGCCTGTGGGCGTCGATGGTCCGCGCGTGCGGGGTGTCCTCGTGGCGGAACTCCAGGCCGGCCGCTGCGGCGGGGACGTTGGCCCGCTTCATCAGCTCGCGGGCCTGGTCGACGGAGGCGCCGAACTTCTTCGCGAGGGCCTCGACGGTGGTCTCGACCGGGACCTCGGGAGCGGTCGGGTCGAGCTCGAAGGAGTGGTAGACGATCTCGACGTCGTCGCTGTGCTCGAAGCGCTCGAGGGCTTCCTCGAGATGGCGCTTGCCGATGTAGCACCAGGGACAGACGACGTCGGACCAGACATCAATACGCATGTGACGGGAACGTTTGGTTCGGTACGAAACATTCCGCAGCGAACCGATCTCCCCTGAGACCGTCTCAGGGGAGATCAGGGGAAGGCCCAGGAACCGTCCAGGGATGTGCCAGGGATCTGCCCGACGCGCGCGAGGACCCCGAGGCGCGAGGCTCGGAGCATGATCCAGATCGATGCCCTCACCAAGAGATACGGCAGGTTCACGGCCGTCGACAACGTGACCTTCACAGCCGAGCCCGGCCGGGTGACCGGCTTCCTCGGCCCCAACGGCGCCGGCAAGTCCACGACCATGCGCATCCTGGTCGGACTCACCGATCCGTCATCCGGCAGCGCGCACCTCCTCGGCCGCCACTTCTCGCAGCTGCCCAACCCGGGCCGCGAGGTCGGCGTGCTGCTCGACGCCTCCGCCCAGCACGGCGGCCGCACCGGCCGGGAGATCCTCACACTGGCCGCCCGCACCATGGGCCTGCCGAAGTCCCGCGTCGCCGAGACCCTCGAGCGGGTAAGCCTGACCGAGGAGGAGGCCGGGCGCCGCGTACGCAACTACTCCCTCGGGATGCGGCAGCGACTCGGGATCGCGACGGCCCTGATCGGAGACCCCGAGGTGCTGATCCTCGATGAGCCCGCCAACGGCCTGGACCCGGCCGGCATCCGCTGGATGCGCGACCTGCTGCGCGGCTTCGCCGACGACGGCGGCACCGTGCTGCTCTCCTCGCACCTGCTGCACGAGATCGAGGTGATCGCCGACGACATCGTGGTCATCGGCAACGGCCGGATCGTGGCGCAGGGCACCAAGCAGGAACTGCTCGCCAGCGGCGAGACGTACGCCCGTTCCAGTGACCCCACCTCGCTCGGCCGGGCGCTCCAGCGGGCCGGGCACACCGCCGAGATCACCTCGGTGGGCGCCGTCCGCAGCGACGCCGACCTCACCACCGTCGGGCAGATCGCCTTCGACGCCGGGCTGGTGCTGGCCGAGCTCCGCGCCGCCGACGGCGCCGGCCTGGAGGAGATGTTCCTCCAGCTCACCGCCGAGACCCAGCGTGACCACCTCCAGACCCCGGAAAGGGAAGCAGCATGACCACCACGACCCTCGCCCCGGAGCCGGCCACCCCGGCTGCGGCCCACCGCCGCGAGCGCGCCGTGCCCGCACCGATCCCGTTCGGCCGGATCGCCGGCATCGAGCTGCGCAAGATGTTCGACACCCGGTCGGGGTTCTGGCTGATGGCCAGCCTGGTCGTGCTCTCCCTGGCCGCGACCGCGGCGACGATCGTCTTCGTGGACGCCGACAACCTCGACTACGAGGGCTTCGCCAGTGCCTGGGGCATCCCGATGTCCGTGATCCTGCCGATGATCGCGGTGCTCGCCGTCACGAGTGAGTGGAGCGCCCGCAGCGCGCTGACGACCTTCACCCTGGTCCCCGGACGCGGTCGCGTGATCGGCGCGAAAGCCGTGGTCACCGCCCTGGTCGGAGTCGCCGCCATCGCGGTCGCAGCACTCGTCGGCGCCTTGGGCTACCTCGGCGTGGCAACCGTCATGGATCTCGACCCCGTCTGGAACCTCTCCTTCGCCGAGCTCGCCCGGGTCACGCTGGCCAGCGAGATCGGGATGTTCATGGGCTTCATGCTGGGGATGCTCTTCCGCAACTCCCCCGCGGCCATCGTGGCGTACTTCGTCTACGCCCTCGTGCTTCCGACCGTCTCCTCGGCGCTCGCCTCCACCAACACCTGGTGGGCCGAGCACGCCACCTGGTTCGACCTCAACTGGGCGACGATGAACCTCTACTCCGAGATGACCGACAAGATGTGGGCGCAGCTCGGCGTCGCGAGCGTGATCTGGCTCGTGGTGCCGCTGCTCGTCGGCCTCCGCCTCGTCCTCAAGTCCGAGGTCAAATAACCCCGCCGAGTCGGCGCAACTGTCCCACCCAAAACCCCCGAGTCGGCGCCGGGTCCTGGGACAGTGGCGCCGACTCGGCATGTCGAAGGTCAGCGGGCGGCTGAGCCCGAGCGACCCTTCGGGCCGCTGGGTCGCTTGCTCGGCGAACGAGCCAACGCTCGCTGGCGCTCGCGAGCTCGTTACCTCGCTGCGCTCCCCTCGGTGTAGTCGTCGTCGGTCTGGCTCCACGAGAAGTGGGCGCGCAGGGCCTTGCCGGTGGCCTCGATCGGGTGACCGGCCTCCTCCTCGCGCAGCTTCTGGAACTCGACCGCACCGTTGTCCTGGTCGGCGATGAAGCGGGCGGCGAAGGAGCCGTCCTGGATCTCGGCGAGCACCTGCTGCATGGTCTCCTTGACCTGCGGGCCGATGACGCGCGGGCCGGAGACGTAGTCGCCGTACTCAGCGGTGTCGGAGATCGACCAGCGCTGCTTGGCGATGCCGCCCTCCCACATCAGGTCCACGATGAGCTTGAGCTCGTGGAGCACCTCGAAGTAGGCGATCTCGGGCTGGTAACCGGCCTCGGTCAGCGTCTCGAACCCGGCCTGGACCAGGTGGGACACGCCGCCGCAGAGCACGGCCTGCTCGCCGAAGAGGTCGGTCTCGGTCTCCTCGGTGAAGGTCGTCTTGATGACGCCGGCACGGGTGCCGCCGATGCCCTTGGCGTAGGACTTCGCGAGGTCCCAGGCGGAGCCGGAGGCGTCCTGCTCGACGGCGATGATGTCCGGGATGCCGCGGCCGGCGACGTACTCACGACGGACGGTGTGGCCCGGAGCCTTCGGGGCCACCAGGATCACGTCGACGCCCTCGGGCGCCTTGATGTAGCCGAAGCGCACGTTGAAGCCGTGGCCGAAGACGAGGGTCTTGCCGGCGGTCACGTGGGGCGCGAGCTGGTCGTTGTAGAGACCGCGCTGGTGCTGGTCGGGGGCGAGGATGACGATCACGTCGGCCTCGGCGGCGGCGTCGGCGGGGCTGAGGACCTTGAAGCCCTCCTCCTCGGCCTTCGGGGTCGACTTCGAGCCGGGCTGCAGGCCGATGCGCACGTCCACACCGGAGTCACGCAGGTTGAGCGCGTGGGCGTGGCCCTGGCTGCCGTAGCCGATGACGGCAACCTTCTTCGCCTGGATCAGCGCGAGGTCGGCGTCGTCGTCGTAGAAAATCTCAGCCACGAGGGCTTCTCCTTTAGTTGTGTTTGATAGGGGTTCAGACCGCGGAAGGCGGAGCGGGCACAGCCACGGATCGCAGACTGCGCTCGGAGATCGACCGGGAGCCGCGGCCCATGCCGACCATGCCGGACTGGGAGAGCTCACGGATACCGAAGGGCTCGATGACCCGGAGGAAGTCGTTGAGCTTGCCGGTGTTGCCGGCCAGCTGGACGATCACGGTGTCGGTGGACACGTCGACGACCTTGGCCCGGAAGAGCTGGATGGTGTCGAGCACCTGGCTGCGGGTCTCCGTGGTGGCGGTGATCTTGACCAGCATGAGGGCACGCTGGACGCGCGTCTCAGGCTCGAGCTCGACGATCTTGATCACCTCGACCAGCTTGTTGAGCTGCTTGGTGACCTGCTCGAGGGGGGTGTTCTCGAGATTGACCACGACCGTCATGCGGGAGACCTCGTCGTGCTCGGTCGGTCCCACCGCGAGGGATTCGATGTTGAAGCCGCGGCGCGAGAAGAGCGCGGCCACACGGGCCAGGACGCCGGGCTTGTTCTCGACCAGGACGCTCAGCGTGTGCTTGCCGCCGGTCTTCACGGGCTGGATGCTCATCAGAGGTCGTCCTCGTCGAACTCGGGCGCTAGGTCGCGCGCGTACTGGATCTCGTCGTTGGAGGAGCCGGCGGCGACCATCGGCCACACCATGGCGTCCTTGTTGACCCGGAAGTCGACGACGACGGGCATGTCGTTGATCTCCATGGCCTTCTCGATGGTGGAGTCGACGTCGTCGGCGGAGTCACAGGCCAGGCCGACGCAACCCATGGCCTCGGCCAGCTTGGGGAAGTCGGGGATGCGCTTGGGCTGTCCGTGGGACTGCAGGTTGGTGTTGGAGTAGCGCTCGCCGTAGAAGAGCGTCTGCCACTGGCGCACCATGCCGAGGTTGTCGTTGTTGATGATCGCGACCTTGATCGGGATGCCCTCGATCGCGCAGGTGGCCAGCTCCTGGTTGGTCATCTGGAAGCAGCCGTCGCCGTCGATCGACCACACCGTGGAGTCCGGGCAGCCGACCTTGGCGCCCATGGCGGCCGGGACGGAGTAGCCCATCGTGCCGAGGCCACCGGAGTTGATCCAGGTGTTGGGGTGCTCGTAGCCGATGAACTGCGCGGCCCACATCTGGTGCTGGCCCACACCGGCGGTGAAGATCGTGTCCTCGCCGGAGATCTTGCCGAGCCGCTCGATGACGTACTGCGGCGAGAGGCCCTCGGCGGGGAGGTCGTAGCCGAGCGGGTACTGCTTCTTGATCCCGGCGACGAAGGCGATCCAGCCCTCGTAGTCGCCCTCCTTGCCGGCCTCCTTCTCGGTGGTGAGCACCGCGATCAGGTCGGTGAGGACCTCGCGCACGTCGCCCACGATCGGGACGTCGGCGTAGCGGTTCTTGCCGATCTCGGCCGGGTCGATGTCGGCGTGGATCACCTTGGCGTTGGGGGCGAAGGAGTCCAGGTTGCCGGTGACGCGGTCGTCGAAGCGGGCGCCGAGGCTGATGATCAGGTCGGACTTCTGCAGGCCGGCGACCGCGGCCACGGTGCCGTGCATGCCCGGCATGCCGAGGTGCTGCGGGTGGGAGTCGGGGAAGGCGCCCCGCGCCATCAGCGTGGTGACCACCGGGATGCCGGTGAGCGTGGCCAGCTGCAGGAGCTCGCGGTGGGCGCCGGAGCGGATCGTGCCGCCACCGACGTACAGGACAGGCTTCTTGGCCTCCAGCATCAGGCGCGCCGCCTCGCGGATCTGCTTGGCGTGCGGCCTGGTCACCGGGCGGTAGCCCGGCAGGTGGAGCTCGGTCGGCCACCGGTAGGTGGTGGTGGCCTGCAACGCCGACTTGGTGACGTCGACGAGGACCGGACCCGGCCTCCCGGAGGAGGCGAGGTGGAAGGCCTCAGCGACCCGGAGCGGGATCTCCGCCGGGTCGGTGATGAGGAAGCTGTGCTTGGTGACCGGCATCGTGATGCCACGGATGTCCGCCTCCTGGAAGGCGTCCGTGCCGATCATCGCCGCGCCGACCTGGCCGGTGATGGCCACCATCGGCACGGAGTCCATGTTGGCGTCGGCAAGCGGGGTGACGAGGTTGGTCGCGCCCGGACCGGAGGTCGCCATGCAGACCCCGACCTTGCCGGTCGCCGCGGCGTAGCCCTGGGCGGCGTGCCCCGCGCCCTGCTCGTGGCGTACGAGGATGTGGCGGATCTTCGAGTCCATCAGCGGGTCGTACGCCGGAAGGATCGCCCCTCCCGGAATGCCGAAGATGTTCTCGGCCCCCGCTGCTTCCAGCGACTTGATCAGGCTCTGTGCGCCTGTCATCTGCTCGCTCATGTCCGCCGTCCTACTCCTCGGAGCTTCTACTCATGGGATCTCGTGGGGTTGCTTGTGCAACAAAAAACCCTCCGGCCCGGCGGGCAACGGAGGGAGACGCGTCGTCTGGGGCCAGTGGCTCCTAGGCGACGCGCCTGATAAGTACGAGAATGCTGTGCAGCATGCCCACACGTTAACCCCATGTGTCGCGCCGTGTCACCTCACCCTATCGCGCGTCCCATGATCTGAGATCACCGTCCCAGTATCTGTCAGTCGTTCGGTCGGGGCAGAACGTCGGGGCGGAACGTCGGTCCGGATCTCAGGGTTCTCACCGAGGCGGCGGGCCCGCGCGGATCGCTAGCCTGGACGGACCAGTGGATCTCGGGTCCGTCCGCCCAGTGGAGGCAACGATGTCGACCGACGAGAAGCACCGCTCCGCGTGGCTGCCGCCACGCTGGTTCATCCGCGCCGCGTGGTGGTTCCACCGCCGGCTGTACGCAGCGGGCGGAGCCCGCTTCCTGCGCCGCCCACGCCCGGACCGGGCCGGCATGCTCCGGCTGACCACGGTCGGGCGCCGCACCGGGCAGGAGCGCTCGGTCATCCTGTCCTACGTGCCCGACGGTTCGACCTACGTCACGCTGGCGATGAACGGTTGGGCCGACCCGCCGCCCGCGTGGTGGCTGAACCTGAAGGCCACCCCCGAAGCCCTCGCCGAGACCGTCGACGGCCCACGCCGGGTGCGCGCCCACGAGGCCCTCGGGCCCGAGCGCGAGCGCCTGTGGTCGCTGCTCGCCGCCGCCGACGACGGGTGGGGCGAGCTCGACGACTTCGCCGCCCGGCGCTCGCACCGGACTCCGGTGGTGGTCCTGGAGGTCGCCGAGCCGACCTCGTGACCCCTCAGCCCAGGCCGAGGCGCTCGCGCAGGAACGTCCAGGCGAAGGCGGACAGGTGGGCCGACTGCGCGTTGTTGGCCGCGCCGCCGTGGCCACCCTCGATGTTCTCGTAGTAGGTGACGTCCTTGCCGGTCGCGGCCAGCAGCGCGGCCATCTTGCGGGCGTGGCCGGGGTGGACCCGGTCGTCCTTGGTGGACGTGGTGAGCAGGACGGGCGGGTAGGTCCGCGACCCGTCGAGCAGGTGGTAGGGCGAGAAGGTCCGGATGTACTCCCACTCCTCGGGCACGTCCGGGTCGCCGTACTCCGCCATCCACGACGCCCCGGCGAGGAGGTGGGAGTAGCGCTTCATGTCCAGCAGCGGCACCTGGATCACGACGGCCCCGAACAGCTCGGGGTAGAGCGTGAGCATGTTGCCGGTCAGCAGCCCACCGTTGGAACCACCCTGGATGCCGAGGTGGCTCGCGTCGGTCACACCGGTCTCGGCAAGGTGGCGGGCGACGGCGGCGAAGTCCTCGTAGGCCCGGTGCCGGTTCTCCTTCAGCGCGGCCTGGTGCCACGCCGGGCCGTACTCCCCTCCCCCGCGGATGTTGGCCACCACGTAGACACCGCCCTCGCTCAGCCAGGCGCGGCCGACACCGGCGGAGTAGCCCGGGGTCATCGGGATCTCGAAGCCGCCGTAGCCGTAGAGCAGCGCCGGGGCCGGGCCGGCGCTGCCGTCGAGGGCGGCTTCGGAGCCGACGATGAAGTAGGGGATCCGAGTGCCGTCCGCGGAGGTGGCGAAGCGCTGCTCGGCGCGGAGCCCGTCGGCGTCGAACCAGGCCGGCGCCGACTTGAGCGGCTCGACGGTCTCGGCGCCGATCGTGGTCAGGCCGTACGTCGCGGGGGTCAGGTAGCCGCTGGTCACGACCCAGACCTCGTCGGACTCGACCGCGTCGACCGCGCGGGTGCCGACCGCGGCGACCGGGTCGGTCGCGGGGAAGTCCGAGCGCGCCCACTCCCCCGACGCCGACGGGGTCAGCACGTGCAACCGGTTCTTGACGTCCTCGAAGATGTTGAGGACGAGGTGGTTGCGGGTCCAGGTCGCCCCGGCGAGCGATGTCTTCGCGGTGGGCTCGAAGAGGACGGTCAGGTCGCGCTCACCCGCCAGGAACCGGTCGGCCTCGATCGCGAGCAGCGACCCGGCGGCGTACGTCGTGCCCGCGACGGTCCACTCCTCGCGGAGCTCGATCACCAGCCACTCCCGGTGGAAGCCGGCCTCGGCCGAGTCGGGGATGTCGAGCTTGGTGAGGGTCTGCTCGGGGGTGCCGGGGTCGGTGGCGACGTACGTCTCGGACTTGTAGAACGCGATCGAGCGGCTGACCAGGTCGCGCTCGAAGCCCGGGGTGTGGATGCGGCGGGCCGAGATGTACATGTCCTCGTCGGTGCCCTCGTAGACCACCGCCGCGTCCTCGAACGGGGTGCCGCGGCGCCACAACTTCACGATCCGCGGGTAGCCGCTCGGGGTCAGCGAGCCGGGGCCGAAGTCGGTGAAGACGTAGACCGCGTCGGGACCGCACCAGGAGAGCGCGCCCTTGGCGCCGCCCTGCTCGACGGCACGGGTGAAACCACCGTCGGCCGGGCTCACGAAGGTCTTGGTGACGAGGTCGAACTCCCGGGTCACGTCGGCGTCCGAGCCGCCCGGGGAGAGGTCGACGAGCACCTTGCGCCAGGGCTCACCGGGCTCGGGCCGGAGCACCGAGGCGCCGTGCCAGACCCAGCTCTCGTCCTCCTCGGCCGCGAGCGCGTCGAGGTCGAGCAGGATCTCCCACTCGGGGTCGTCGGTGCGGTAGGACTCCGGCGTGGTGCGTCGCCAGATGCCGCGCTCGTGGTCGGCGTCGCGCCAGAAGTTGTAGAGGTGCTCGCCGAGGCGCGCGACCTCGGGCACCCGGTCGTCGGAGTCGAGCACCTCGAGGATCTGCGCCTCGATCTTGGCGAAGACGGGATCGGCACCGACACTCGCGTGTGCCTCCTCGTTGCGGGCCCGCACCCACGCCAGCGCCTCGACCCCGTCGACCTCCTCCAACCAGCCGAACGGGTCCTCCCCGTCAGGGTCGAGCGGGGTCACGATCGTGGGCTCAGAGGTCATGCGGGAAGGCTACTTCCCGGTGCGCAAGTTGCAGCCGACAGGCACACTGGCGTCATGAGTGAGGCTGAGGAGTCGTCGAAGGGTCTGCCGCGGCGAGCGGCGACACGGACGGCCAAGCTGGCCGCGCTGCCGATGGGCTACGCCGGGCGCAAGGCCCTCGGGCTCGGGAAGCGAATCGGCGGCAAACCCGCCGAGGCGGTGCTGGCCGACGTCCACCAGCGTACGGCCGACCAGCTGTTCCGGACCCTGGGCGAGCTCAAGGGCGGCGCGATGAAGTTCGGGCAGATGCTCTCGATCATGGAGGCGGCGCTGCCGGAGTCGCAGGCGGCCCACTACCGCGCCCAGCTCACCCGGCTCCAGGACTCCGCTCCCCCGATGCCGACCGGGATCGTACGCGGCCTGCTGGCCCGCGATCTCGGACCCGACTGGTCCGAGCAGCTGGTCGACCTGTCCGAGGAGCCGGCCGCCTCGGCCTCGATCGGACAGGTTCATCGTGGCCGCTGGGCCGACGGCCGCGAGGTGGCGGTGAAGGTGCAGTATCCGGGTGCCGACGAGGCCCTGCGCGCCGACCTGCGCCAGATCGGCCGGGTCGCGGCGATCGGCAACGCCGTCGTGCCGGGGATGGACGTCAAGGCGCTGGTGGCCGAGCTGCAGGAGCGGGTCGTCGAGGAGCTCGACTACCCGAAGGAGGCCGAGGCCCAGCACGTCTTCGCCGAGGCGTACGCGGACCACCCCCTGATCGACGTCCCCGACGTCGTCGCCGTGGGGCCGAGCGTGCTCGTCACCGAGTGGGTGGAGTCGGAGGGATCGATCGCGAAGGTGATCGCCGAGGGCACCCCCGAGGAGCGCGACCACTACGGTGAGCTGCTGGCCCGGTTCTGGTTCTCCGCGCCGGGGCTGACCGGGATGCTCCACGCCGACCCGCACCCGGGCAACTTCCGGGTCCTGCCCGACGGCCGGCTCGCCGTGCTCGACTTCGGGCTGGCCGCACGGCTCCCGGAGCGGGGTTTCCCGGAGGCGATGGGCCGGCTGATCCGGATCGCCTCGACCGGCGACGCCGACGCGCTGGTCGCGGGCCTGCGCCACGAGGGCTTCATCCGCGAGGGCATCAAGGTCGAGCCGCAGCACGTGCTCGACTACCTGGCGCCGTTCGTGACGCCGGCGCTGGAGGAGCGCTTCCGGTTCACCCGGGAGTGGATGCGGGAGGAGTTCAAGCGGATCAACGATCCCAAGGACCCCGCCTACACGGTCGGGCTGAAGCTCAACCTGCCGCCGTCCTACCTGCTCATCCACCGGGTCTGGCTCGGCGGCCTCGGGGTGCTGGCGCAGCTCAACGCGGAGGCGCCGTTCCGAGAGATCCTCGAGGAGTATCTGCCAGGCTTCGCGGGCTGACGGCTCAGGGCAGCACGGTCTGCCCCACCGGGCCGGGGTTGTAGGCGATCTCCCAGCGGACACCGTCGGGGTCGGCGAAGTAGCCGGTGTAGCCGCCCCAGACCCGCTCCTCGGCGGCCGACGCCTCGCACCCGAGCGACCGGGCCAGGTCGAGCACGCTGTCGACCTCCTCGCGGGTGGCCACGTTGTGGGCGAGGGTGAACGGCGCGACGCCGTCGGCGACAGCGATCCTGCCGACCTCCTCCTCGAACTCGGTCCGGTCCCACAGCGAGAGGATGACGTGCTCGCCGACGCGGATCATGAGCACGCCGTCGGCCTCCATCTCAGGAGTCCAGCCGAGGCCGTCGACGTAGAACGAGCGGCTCGCCGCCACGTCGGCGACGGCCACGGTGATGAAGCTGATGCGCTGGTCCATGGCAGCCACACTGCCATGGACCAGCGAGGGGTGTCAGGCCTCGTCGGCGCGGCCCGGCTTCTCACGCAGGACGTCCCGGCGAGCGCGGTACTCGTTCTCGTCGATCTCGCCCGCGGCGTACCTCTCGGCCAGTCGTGCCTCGCCCGCGCGCCGCGGCCCCTCGGCCACCCGCTTGCGGTTGTAGAGGACGACCGCGGTGATGATCGCCGCGATCACCAGGAACCACAGGATCGGGAAGATCGGCCAGAACGCCGGCGGTCCTCCCCCGTCCTGCCATGGTCCGTCCTCGCGCCATGGACCCCAGTGATCGTCGGCCACCACCGTGGCCACCGTCTCGTTGATGCTCATCGTTCGTGTCCTGTCTGTCGGGCTTGCCTATGCCCTCCAGACTGCTGCGCGCGAGCCGCCGGCACATCGGCTCAGGAGCGGGGGCCGCGTACGCAATCGTGCGTACGCAGCCCCTACTCGGGCCGGAGCCGGCTGAGCTGGCGCCCCTGCTCGTCGAAGTTCGCGGGGTCGAGCCAGCGCTCGTGCGCGTCCCGGACCTTGGGCCATTCCTCCGCCGTCACCGAGAACCAGTCGGTGTCCCGGTTGCGGCCCTTGACGACCATGTGGTTGCGGAACCGGCCCTCGTAGCTGAACCCGAGGCGCTCCGCGGCCCGCCGTGAGGGCTCGTTGAGCGAGTCGAGCTTCCACTCGAAGCGCCGGTAGCCCAGCGTGTCGAAGGCGTGCCGCATGAGCAGGTGGATCGCCTCGGTCGCCGCTCTGGTGCGGGCCAGGGCGGGCCCGAAGAGCACGCCGCCGACCTCGATGCTCCCGTTCCTCGGGTTGATCGCGTGATAGCCCGCGACGCCGCTCGCCCGGCCGGCCCGCTCCCCCTCCAACGGGACGAAGGCGAACGGGACCACGTCCTCGGCGTCGACCAGGCCCGCCAGGTGCATCCACAGGTCCTGCAGCGAGGTGGGCATGGTGATCGGCCGGTAGGTCCACAGGTCGGCGTCGTCGGGCCCGCAGACCGCGGCATAGAGGTCGGAGTACTGCGCCGAGGAGAGCGGTGCGACCCGGACGTAGCGCCCCTCGAGGGTCACCGGGTCCGGCCACGGCCGAGTTTCCCAGCCTTCGACGACGCCACCCACCGGCTGGCCACATGATTGGGAGAAATCGGTCACGGCGGTCATTGTCGCCGACCGCCGTGACCGCTGCTCAGGAGACTGCCGCATCCACCGCGTCGACCGTGGCGAGCGAGCGCCGGGCGCTGCCCAGGGCGAGCATCCCGATCAGGCAAGCCAGCAGGAGCACACCGGCCAGGACCATCACCGACTCCACCGCGAAC includes:
- a CDS encoding O-methyltransferase, whose product is MSAPPELPDIVTRAFDVSRRAGYVSFCRNETGRLLATLAATRSGTMAEFGTGCGVGTAWLRSGVRGAAAQIVSAELDEHLAKEASEIFADDAQVEVIAADWAILRDRGPFALLFLDAETPGGVSPDQLADLVEEGGIVVIDDLIPTDLWPPIVYGRVDSLRESWLTDERFTTVEVMVAPDTSVLIATKR
- a CDS encoding DsbA family oxidoreductase; this encodes MRIDVWSDVVCPWCYIGKRHLEEALERFEHSDDVEIVYHSFELDPTAPEVPVETTVEALAKKFGASVDQARELMKRANVPAAAAGLEFRHEDTPHARTIDAHRLLHLAKAEGKQAALKEELLAAYFTRGESMGDHAVLKKAAVTVGLDAGRVDEVLASEEFAGDVQADIDQARAYGATGVPFYVVEGKYGVSGAQPTDLFSQLLEKVHAETKPALTLVGEGDACGPDGCAI
- a CDS encoding ABC transporter ATP-binding protein gives rise to the protein MIQIDALTKRYGRFTAVDNVTFTAEPGRVTGFLGPNGAGKSTTMRILVGLTDPSSGSAHLLGRHFSQLPNPGREVGVLLDASAQHGGRTGREILTLAARTMGLPKSRVAETLERVSLTEEEAGRRVRNYSLGMRQRLGIATALIGDPEVLILDEPANGLDPAGIRWMRDLLRGFADDGGTVLLSSHLLHEIEVIADDIVVIGNGRIVAQGTKQELLASGETYARSSDPTSLGRALQRAGHTAEITSVGAVRSDADLTTVGQIAFDAGLVLAELRAADGAGLEEMFLQLTAETQRDHLQTPEREAA
- a CDS encoding ABC transporter permease; translation: MTTTTLAPEPATPAAAHRRERAVPAPIPFGRIAGIELRKMFDTRSGFWLMASLVVLSLAATAATIVFVDADNLDYEGFASAWGIPMSVILPMIAVLAVTSEWSARSALTTFTLVPGRGRVIGAKAVVTALVGVAAIAVAALVGALGYLGVATVMDLDPVWNLSFAELARVTLASEIGMFMGFMLGMLFRNSPAAIVAYFVYALVLPTVSSALASTNTWWAEHATWFDLNWATMNLYSEMTDKMWAQLGVASVIWLVVPLLVGLRLVLKSEVK
- the ilvC gene encoding ketol-acid reductoisomerase; this translates as MAEIFYDDDADLALIQAKKVAVIGYGSQGHAHALNLRDSGVDVRIGLQPGSKSTPKAEEEGFKVLSPADAAAEADVIVILAPDQHQRGLYNDQLAPHVTAGKTLVFGHGFNVRFGYIKAPEGVDVILVAPKAPGHTVRREYVAGRGIPDIIAVEQDASGSAWDLAKSYAKGIGGTRAGVIKTTFTEETETDLFGEQAVLCGGVSHLVQAGFETLTEAGYQPEIAYFEVLHELKLIVDLMWEGGIAKQRWSISDTAEYGDYVSGPRVIGPQVKETMQQVLAEIQDGSFAARFIADQDNGAVEFQKLREEEAGHPIEATGKALRAHFSWSQTDDDYTEGSAAR
- the ilvN gene encoding acetolactate synthase small subunit — protein: MSIQPVKTGGKHTLSVLVENKPGVLARVAALFSRRGFNIESLAVGPTEHDEVSRMTVVVNLENTPLEQVTKQLNKLVEVIKIVELEPETRVQRALMLVKITATTETRSQVLDTIQLFRAKVVDVSTDTVIVQLAGNTGKLNDFLRVIEPFGIRELSQSGMVGMGRGSRSISERSLRSVAVPAPPSAV
- a CDS encoding acetolactate synthase large subunit translates to MSEQMTGAQSLIKSLEAAGAENIFGIPGGAILPAYDPLMDSKIRHILVRHEQGAGHAAQGYAAATGKVGVCMATSGPGATNLVTPLADANMDSVPMVAITGQVGAAMIGTDAFQEADIRGITMPVTKHSFLITDPAEIPLRVAEAFHLASSGRPGPVLVDVTKSALQATTTYRWPTELHLPGYRPVTRPHAKQIREAARLMLEAKKPVLYVGGGTIRSGAHRELLQLATLTGIPVVTTLMARGAFPDSHPQHLGMPGMHGTVAAVAGLQKSDLIISLGARFDDRVTGNLDSFAPNAKVIHADIDPAEIGKNRYADVPIVGDVREVLTDLIAVLTTEKEAGKEGDYEGWIAFVAGIKKQYPLGYDLPAEGLSPQYVIERLGKISGEDTIFTAGVGQHQMWAAQFIGYEHPNTWINSGGLGTMGYSVPAAMGAKVGCPDSTVWSIDGDGCFQMTNQELATCAIEGIPIKVAIINNDNLGMVRQWQTLFYGERYSNTNLQSHGQPKRIPDFPKLAEAMGCVGLACDSADDVDSTIEKAMEINDMPVVVDFRVNKDAMVWPMVAAGSSNDEIQYARDLAPEFDEDDL
- a CDS encoding nitroreductase/quinone reductase family protein; amino-acid sequence: MSTDEKHRSAWLPPRWFIRAAWWFHRRLYAAGGARFLRRPRPDRAGMLRLTTVGRRTGQERSVILSYVPDGSTYVTLAMNGWADPPPAWWLNLKATPEALAETVDGPRRVRAHEALGPERERLWSLLAAADDGWGELDDFAARRSHRTPVVVLEVAEPTS